A single genomic interval of Danio aesculapii chromosome 5, fDanAes4.1, whole genome shotgun sequence harbors:
- the ifitm1 gene encoding interferon-induced transmembrane protein 1 produces MTMQSYQLRGNPMQDDKSCNGQPVVVSMPEQKLDDDIIFSTFNFHYCNPCCLGFGAFYNSVKARDRRLLGDYASASTYSTRARRLNIASVILGVINAILLIVILVYVIQYQLSHFGD; encoded by the exons ATGACAATGCAGAGCTACCAGCTTAGAGGAAACCCCATGCAGGACGACAAATCCTGCAACGGTCAGCCAGTGGTTGTGTCCATGCCTGAACAAAAATTAGATGATGATatcattttttccacattcaATTTTCACTACTGCAACCCTTGTTGTCTTGGGTTTGGGGCCTTTTACAACTCAGTGAAG GCCAGAGACCGCAGATTGCTTGGAGACTATGCATCAGCAAGCACTTACAGCACTAGAGCTCGACGTCTGAACATCGCTTCTGTTATTCTTGGCGTCATCAATGCCATTTTACTGATTGTCATCCTTGTCTATGTAATTCAATACCAGCTTAGTCATTTTGGTGACTAA